ATTCACATATAACTTTTGCTGGTTCTCTTGATACAGGCCCGCCCATTCTTTATAAACGTATTCCGCTGGGCTCCATTGATAATGCTCTCCCCGCACACCAAATTGCATGCCATGTGTATGTCCTGCAAACATTACGTCAATATCCCTATTGTTCTCCAGTATCTGAGCTCTCCAATGTGATGGATCATGCGACAACAAAAGCTTAACAGGCAGATCTTCTGTCCCTTCTTTCGCCAGATCTATTCGACCATACTTTGGAAATCTGCCCGTTCCCCAGTTCTCTACACCTAAAACACCTATTTGCTCATTATCAACCTGAAGTTTTCGATGCTCGTTCAACAGCAATTCCCAGCCCATTAATCCATGTATTTCTTTTATCTGCTGCAGATTTTTACGCTTTTTTGGACTATCTTCTTTCCCATAAAAATAGTCTCCATAATCGTGATTACCCAATGTGGAAAAAACCCCCAACGGAGCGCTAACTTTCGAAAAAAGATCCTGATAGTTTCGCATTTCCTCGGCTTTATTATTCACGAGATCACCCGTAAAAAAAACAACTTCAGGTTTTTCTGCCAAAAGCATGTCTATTCCCCCCAATACCGCCTTTTTATTATAAAAGCTGCCAGAGTGAATATCTGATAATTGCCCGATTTTTATACCATGAAAGGCTTTCGGTAAGTTAGGTAGATACAGCTTTTGCCTTCTCACTTGATAATCGTAACCACCTACCGCAATTCCCCAACTTAGCGTTGCAAAGGGTACCGATGCTACAACAATTCCGGCACGCGTTATAAATTGCGATCTGCTAATAGTATTAGCGTCAAGCTCCTGCTGACGAACCTCCTTGCCCGGTTTCTTTATTACGCTTATAACTCTTCTACGGACCCAAACACTCCCCCTCCTAATTTCATCTATCAGCAATACAAGGACATAGACAGCCTTACTGGTGAAAGTAAGAAAAAATGCAACCAATATAACCGATCGTAACATTAACGGTATATTCAAAAGAATGCTAGCAATAACGCCAAAAAACAAGGCTATATTGTAGGTCCACCACAACGATTTGAACAGCTTGCTCTTAACCCATTTTATGCTGCTTTTCTGTAGCGCATAATAAATATAAAAATCTATTAAAAGGAGTAT
This Olivibacter sp. SDN3 DNA region includes the following protein-coding sequences:
- a CDS encoding metallophosphoesterase; translated protein: MRLILLNVFILLLIDFYIYYALQKSSIKWVKSKLFKSLWWTYNIALFFGVIASILLNIPLMLRSVILVAFFLTFTSKAVYVLVLLIDEIRRGSVWVRRRVISVIKKPGKEVRQQELDANTISRSQFITRAGIVVASVPFATLSWGIAVGGYDYQVRRQKLYLPNLPKAFHGIKIGQLSDIHSGSFYNKKAVLGGIDMLLAEKPEVVFFTGDLVNNKAEEMRNYQDLFSKVSAPLGVFSTLGNHDYGDYFYGKEDSPKKRKNLQQIKEIHGLMGWELLLNEHRKLQVDNEQIGVLGVENWGTGRFPKYGRIDLAKEGTEDLPVKLLLSHDPSHWRAQILENNRDIDVMFAGHTHGMQFGVRGEHYQWSPAEYVYKEWAGLYQENQQKLYVNVGYGFLGYPGRVGILPEITIFELIAGNDPVEHT